A single Lolium perenne isolate Kyuss_39 chromosome 6, Kyuss_2.0, whole genome shotgun sequence DNA region contains:
- the LOC127305516 gene encoding nicotinate N-methyltransferase 1 — MSSPSPSPAAEPTSAADDLSPAEARLAMMELANMISVPMALTAVIRLGVPAAIWADGANAPLPAAALLPAGHPDPSVLERLLRLLASRGVFSEHTTPGTSHSRRYALTAVGRTLVPTGPSGASYADYVLQHHQDALVLAWPRLHDAVLDPAGPEPFARAHGGVPAYAYYGQDREANEVMLRAMTGVSEPFMEALLDGYGGGFEGVATLVDVGGSSGACLEMIMRSVPTIREGVNFDLPDVVAAAPPIAGVRHVGGDMFKTIPSGDAIFMKWVLTTWTNDECTVILKNCHKALPEGGKLIACEPVVPETTDSSTRTRALLENDIFVMTTYRTQGRERSEEEFRQLGLTAGFSGFRALYLDPFYAVLEYVK; from the exons atgtcgtcgccgtcgccgtcgccggcaGCCGAGCCCACCTCCGCCGCCGACGACCTCTCGCCGGCGGAGGCGCGACTCGCGATGATGGAGCTGGCCAACATGATCTCCGTGCCCATGGCCCTGACCGCCGTCATCCGCCTCGGCGTGCCGGCCGCCATCTGGGCGGACGGCGCCAACGCGCCGCTCCCGGCCGCCGCCCTCCTCCCCGCGGGCCACCCGGACCCGTCCGTGCTCGAGCGCCTCCTCCGCCTGCTCGCCTCCCGCGGCGTCTTCTCCGAGCACACCACCCCCGGCACCTCCCACTCCCGGCGGTACGCGCTCACCGCCGTGGGCCGCACCCTGGTCCCGACGGGCCCCTCCGGCGCGTCCTACGCCGACTACGTCCTCCAGCACCACCAGGACGCGCTGGTGCTCGCCTGGCCGCGGCTCCACGACGCCGTGCTCGACCCGGCGGGACCCGAGCCCTTCGCGCGCGCCCACGGCGGCGTGCCCGCCTATGCGTACTACGGCCAGGACCGGGAGGCGAACGAGGTGATGCTGCGCGCCATGACGGGCGTCTCCGAGCCGTTCATGGAGGCGCTGCTGGACGGCTACGGCGGCGGGTTCGAGGGCGTGGCCACGCTCGTCGACGTCGGAGGCAGCTCTGGGGCTTGCCTCGAGATGATCATGCGCAGCGTGCCCACCATCCGGGAAGGCGTCAACTTCGACCTGCCAGATGtcgtcgccgccgcgccgcccatCGCCG GAGTAAGGCATGTTGGTGGAGACATGTTCAAGACCATCCCCTCCGGCGACGCCATCTTCATGAAG TGGGTCCTGACGACGTGGACCAACGACGAGTGCACGGTGATCCTCAAGAACTGCCACAAGGCGCTGCCGGAGGGCGGGAAGCTCATCGCCTGCGAGCCGGTGGTGCCGGAGACGACCGACAGCAGCACGAGGACGAGGGCGCTGCTGGAGAACGACATCTTCGTCATGACCACCTACCGGACCCAAGGGAGGGAGCGGTCCGAAGAGGAGTTCCGGCAGCTTGGCCTCACCGCCGGGTTCTCCGGGTTCAGGGCACTTTACCTGGACCCTTTCTACGCCGTCCTGGAGTATGTGAAGTGA